The genomic stretch TATCATCACAGCATACTATATTAGTTAATCCGCTTCCCAAAACAGATATTATTTTTTTAGCTTTATTAAATAAACAAAATTGTTCTGCTATAGAATAGTCTTCAGGATATATAACTTTATATCCCAAAGGTAGAAGTACATCAAGTAATTCTTTCTCATTTATAATATTTCTAGTTTTTACTTTTTTACGGCTTATATATACTTTATCATGAAATTCAATATTACATTTATTTAATAATCCTTCAGTAAACTCTAAAAACTTGTCGCATTCCCATTTAAAAGGTTTTGAAGGTACTAAACAAGGAAAAGAACTAAAAAATAAATGTTCGCATTCTATCTTTTTTTCATCTGGAACATTAATAACATTTTTAACTCCGAATAATTCAAGACTTTCTTTATAAAATTTAGCTTTACAGCCTTCACTTATAATAAAATTATCTATTTTATCAAATAATCCAGAATCTTTTAGTATAAATAATCTTGATAATATATCATGAACCCAATGTCCGTAATATTCCTGAGCCGCAGATTTTAAAGCAAAAATATTACCTTTAATTCTAATTTTTCTGCGTAAATTAAAAAATAGAAATCTCCCTGATAACTGTGCACTAGGTTCTATCATATCATCATGTAAATTATCTTTTATCAATTTGTCATCTTTAGTAAATATGAATCCGCAGTCTGAATAAATTACAGCATTCTTTATAGAACATATATAATCAATTTTATTAGATGAGTTATATTGTATAGGTATATAATTTGTATATTCTGAATCTTTAGCATTAATTGATTTTTTTTTCAAATCGTCAGATATTTTTTTGGATAACTTATTTCTTATACTAGAATGCAATAATTTATTAAATATAGGCATTATTGCTCCTAAAGACTTTATTAAAACTTATTGAATTAAAAATACTGCTAAAAAAATATTTTATATAATTTTCTAACTTAATATAATATTTTACAATTAGGTATTGTATGATATAAAAATTAATAATATAAGAAATTAATTTATTTAGATGCGATGCGATGCGATGCGATGCGATGCGATGCGATGCGATGCGATGCGATGCGATGCGATGCGATGCGATGCGATGCGATGCGATGCGATGCGATGAACATGTAAAAATCCTATATATTAATTATTTTTTAAGAATTATTTAATAATATACATTAATTTGAAAAATTGTCAATAAAATACATTATTTTAATATTTTATTTATTTTACTTTTATATAAAAAATTATTAAAACATATTGACAAATATATAATTAATTATATATTACTTCACGTTTTTATTTATCAGAATAATTTTTTTAGAGATTATATTATGAATTCTATTAATAAAAAGAAAACACTCTTTGGAAATTTTGACTTTTATAAATTATGCATATCTATTGCAGTACCGGTAATGCTTCAGCAGCTTATAATGGGTATGGTATCATTAATAGATAATTTCATGGTGGCAGAACTAGGCGATATAAAAATGGCTGCCGTAAATGTATCTAATCAGTTAAACTTTATATATCTTGTTATACTCAATACCTGTTATGGGGCAGGCGGAATATATATGGCTCAGAATAATGGGGCTGATAATAAAGAAGGTATGCAGCAGGCTTTCAGATTTAAAGTTATACTTCCGCTTGTTATTTCTATTATCTATATGGTATTAATGCTTATTAATCCGGAAATATTTATGCGTTTAATGACTAGAGGAAATACTTCTCAGGAAGCTATACTTGTATCAAGTACAAAATATATGAGTATAATAGCTTTTACATTTATACCAATATCTATATCTGGTGCTATAGGTTCTTCATACAGAGAAATAGGAAAACCGCATATACCGCTTATAATATCTGTTATAGCTACATTATGCAATACTCTTGGAAACTATATATTAATATACGGTAATTTAGGAGCTCCAAGACTAGAAGAGAGAGGGGCTGCTATCGCCACACTCATAGCTAGAATAATAGAGATGGTACTATTCATAGCTTATATAAAACTCCATAAAGAGAAGTTTTATGTTAGAACTAGAGAAATATTAAAAGTAAAATTAAATGTATTTTATTCTATGCTCAAAAAATCTAGTTTGATATTTTTAAGCGAGATAAGCTGGGGTTTAAGCGAGATGTTTATGACAGCACTTTATAATAGTAGGGGAGGGGCTGAAACAGTTGCTGGAATGGCTTCTGGTTTTACAATAGCTAATATATTTTATCTTGTGTTTCAAGGTGTATTTGTTTCTACTATGGTTATAGTAGGCGGTACACTTGGAAGAGGGGAGCTTGAAGAGGCTAAAGATAAGGCAAGGTGGATTATGAATGGTGCTATTATAGCTGGTTTGATTGTAGGGCTTGTACAAATGTCATCAACTTTACTTATTCCAGTAATATTCTCAAAACTTACTGCTGATGCCCAAGCAATTACTAGAAATTTAGTTATATTAATATCATGCTATATGCCGGTATGGACTTATATTAATTCTCAGTTTGCAGTTTCTAGAGCTGGAGGAGATACAGTATTTGGTTTTGCTGTGGATGTACCTGTATCTTTATTTATGTTTGCTCCTTTGGCTTTGATACTTGCTAAATTTACTTCTGTAGGTCCTGTTGCTATGTTTGGTATAGCAAAATTAACTGACTTTGCTAAAATTACAATAGGTGTAATAATGCTTAAAAAAGAAAGATGGGTTAGAAAGCTTACAGAGTAAAATATTTTCGTATTTGTATCAAAAAATAATGATAAAATATACAGTATGTAATGCTGAAAATTATTGCAAGCTAGGTAAATACTTAATAAACTAATTCCGATTATATAAACGATATTTTATTTTTTAGTTAATTTTATTTTTTTCATACTTTTAATATCTTAAAATTAACTTATAATATATTGTAAATTGATTTAATTGTAGAGGATTTATGAATTACAATTTTTCTCTTATAACATTAGAATTAGGAATTCCAGTTATAGCAACTATTATATCTATTGTAGGTATAATATTATATGCTTATATATATTTTCAATTGTATGAAGAAACGCAGGCTATTATATTGTCTTTAGGTTTTTTATGTTTTGTATTTTCTGCTTTAGAAGCAATAAATATAATCATATCATTATATAGTCCTAATCACCCATTAACATTAAATTTATATAAATTTGAGCAATTAGCCTTATCTCTTACTATTATCCCTTGGCTTGCCTACATAAGAACCCAGCTTACATTAAGTGAGAAATTTCATTTTGTATTAGATAAGCTTTATATAGCAATTGTATTTATATTTATATTATTGTCTGCTATAGCCTTATTATATCCTCAGGCTTTTATATCTTCTAATAATCCTATAACTACTTTAAATGATACTATGAAACACAGTATAAAAAGCAGAGGAGAGTTAGGTCCTGTATATGTTTTCAGAGATTTTATATTTACAATATATTGTTTTGTTATTATATGTGCTTTTATATATGAAATGACTGTAAATAAAAAAGTTAAGAAAAATATACATTTTCTTGTTTTAATATCATTAATCTCTTTGGCATTTTTTGATGATTTTAATGGCGTATCAATATATAGAGAATATTCAAGTAATTTTTTGTTTTTTTCAAATTTAACTTTTTCAAGAATCACATTAGTATATGCTGTATTTAATGTTATAATGATATATTTTTCTGTAAGCAGATTTATTTCAGCGATACATAGGAAAACTACTCAGTCTTATGATTTGGAAAGCATAAAAGCTCAGGATTCTATTATTATTAATACAGCAATAAACACTTCTGAAAAATTATCAGAACTAAAAGATAATTTTGCAGACTCTGTAAATAATTTGGTAAGCAGAGTTGAAAACACATATTCAACAATTAATAATTTGAAAAATGATATAAATAAGGTTATAGAGTATACTAATGAATTTATAACTATAGAAAATTTCCAAATTAATGATGGCAAAATCAATGTAGATAAAATTAACGAATTAGTAGAGACTTATCCTAATTTGCAGATATCTGTAGAACTGCAGAAGAAAGCACTTGAAGAATCAAATTTAAAACTTCAGGAATCTGTAGAAAAAATATATAAGCTTCAGGCAGAAAGCAGAGATACAGTGAGTTTATTTGAAGATTTCCAAAAAAAACTTGAAGAGGAAAAAAATAATTTTATTAAAGAGTTTAGTAAATCAGAATCTTTTAATCAATTAAGTTTTCAAATTAATAGAATTATTTCTTTTATGACAAATATGTCTGATAAAACTAAGACTCTTGCCATAAACTCAAGTATACAGGCTTCAAAGGCTGGAGAATGGTATAATAATTTTTCTGTTGTATCTAAAGAGGTAGCAGAATTAGTATTTGAAACTTCTGATGCTACAAATAATATGCAAAAATTATTGTTTCAAATAGAGGATATATTTAAAAAGTTTAATTATTCAAGCAATAATATTACTAATAATGTATCTTTGCTTATAGAAGAGATGAAAAATCATTATGACAGGCTTAATAAATTTAATAAAAATATGGAAAAACAAAATGATTACAATATGAATATAATAAAAAATACTGATAAGATGTATAATTCAATATCAAATATGACTAATATTATTATTAATGAAGAGAATGATTTTCTTAATATAAAAAGCAAGATAGAAGAAATTAATGCTTATATATTGGATATATCAGAAAAAGCTTCTATAGAAAATAATGAGGTAAAAAATCTTATGAGAGATATGAATAAATTATTGGCTACTTCTAATGATTTAGAATCTGTTACTAGCAAACTTAATGAGGAGATGAAAAGATTCTTAGAATATACTAATGATTTAGAAGATAAGGTTGATGAATATTCTAAAGTAATTTAATAAGGAACAGATATGAATATATTATCAAATTTAATATTAGGATATAATATAACAATACTAAAATTATTAGTGCCTATTATTGGTATTTCTTTAATGTCCGTATTTATTATGTTATATTTATTACTTTCTATTAAAACGAAAAAGGCTATATATATTACTATTTCTGTTACACTTACATTTATACTCATTTATAATATTATATCTCTTATTATAATATTTTTTGAATTGTATGGTATCAATAAAACTATAGCTTTGAATATGTATACTGCCAATAGTATATTAATACTGATTGCTGTAATGCTTATGCCTATAAATACAAAGAGTTTTATATCTGGGAATAAAACTTTATCAAATGTAAATAATGTAGTTTTTATAACTGGTATAGTTTTATCGGTTGTATTAATAATTTTTACTATAATATATCCAAGCAGATTTTTGTCAGTTACTATTAATTATTATGATTCTTCCAGCGTATCATATTTCTTAAGACCTAGAGGTTTATTTTTCTTACTTAGAACTTGTATTATATTATTTGTATTTTTTGTAATGTTTATATCTTCTTTATCAGATATGATAATGAATTATAATTATAAAGTAAATATACCTATGATTATAGCAAATTCAATATCATTAATTTTAATAGTAAGATATTTATATGTGGATAAAACTTTAAATGGTCTTGATTATGATAGAATAGGGCTTGCTATAATAATATCATCTTCTTTTAGGTCTATATCAATATTTTCTTCATTTGCCAAAAATGCCCTTGATTCTATAAAGAGAGAGAGTATATTAAATAATAAACTTCATCTTAATTTAAAGACATTAAATAATATAGATAGAATCTCAGAGGAGCTAAATAATATAGATAAAAATTTAATGGATACGTCTATGTTTGTATTTGAGATAGATAAAGAAACTAAAGATGCATATAATATTATTAGTTCTAAGATAGATGCTATATTAGATGCTAATGATAAATTAATAGAAGCAAAAAATAGTAAGAAAAATCTTATTAAAGACGGATTAAAATATACAAATACCATCTTTACATTTTTTGATAAATATAAATCTCAAATGCAGGAACATTTTAGAGTATTAAGCCAGACAATATCAAATTTGAAAGAATCTGATTTTTCTAATGAACAAATAATGACTTTAAAAAATGAGTTAAGACTTATAAAAGAAAGTTTAATTGAAACATCTAATAGATTTCTTTCTATTATATTAGAATCAGCAGATCAGTTTAAAGATGTAAGCACAATAACAGAGGCAATATACAGCACAATAGAATATATAAAAGCCATTACAAATAAAACAAACCTTTTATCCATAAATGCCGGAATACAGGCATCTAAAGCTGGTTTTTATGGAAAGAGTTTTTCTGTTGTGGCAAAGGAGATAGGTGCTTTATCTTTTGAAATATCTAAAGGAACAGAAGCAATAGAAAAAATGCTTACTGATATATTTGCAGGACTTGTTGTAATAGAAAACTCTTCATTTTATATACATGATCACTGCAAGATTATTTCAGAAGAGGTAAGCAGTATTGCAGAAAATATAGACAATCTTATTAATGAAATAGAAAATGATATCAGCAGCGATTCTAAAAAGTTGAGTAATTTTAAATCTTTAGAGCAGTATAATGAAGTTATGTCTAATATTTTGGTAAATCAGAATTTGATAGTTTTATCTATAAAAGAAAATATTGCTGCTATGCTTGATGTTCAGAATAATTTAAATGCAAAAATAGAATATCAAAATCAAGATGTATATAAAATATTTAATAATTTTAATACTATAATAAAAACTAAAGATGAGCTTAACGATATAACTAAAAAAATAGGAAGTTATTCTTCATTTTCTCATACTGATATAGAGGCATTATCAAATATTATAAATACACATAGAAAGAAGAGCAGCTTCACATTTGCCCCTATTATAGCATTACTAAAGAAATCATAATGATTAATATTGATACATTATTGATTATAATATTGACCATATTATTTATATATGGTTTTAAAAAGGGACTTATATCTATTATTATACCTATTGCTGCTGTGATAGTTTCTTTTATAATAGCTCCTATTATATATAATCATATGTCGAAATATTTTGATCATTCTATTATTTTGAAGATTATATCTTTAATAGTTACTTACTCTGTTATAAGGATAATACTTTCAAAGGTAGAAAAAAGTGTAAAAGATATTTTGAAAATAATATATTTATCTTGGGTTGATAGGATTATTGGTGCTGCTATAGTTTTATTTGCTGCATGCATTATTATTTATTTTTTATCTTCGATAATTATGTATTATCTTCCGGAATATTTTAATTATATAGAAAAATCAAAAGTGATTAATTTAATATTTGAATTATTTAAAAATAATTATATATCAGATTTTATTAATAATAGTGATATATTATAAAATTAAATGCTTATTTTTGTAATAAAAACCAAGCATTTAAATATTTTGTTAATTTTCAGTATCTTTTACTTTTACAACCAAACCAGCTGCCTCAAGCAATGATACAATATATACTTTATCATTATCCTCTATATCTATAGCCATATTGCATACACCGAATACAGGCTCAGGTGCAGGTCTTACAACTACTTCTATTCCAGCATCAAGCAAAATTTTTTCTGCTTTAATTAAATCTCTAGGTGTTTGTAAATAACAAAAACTCTTTACCATAATTCATTTCCTAATGTATTGATTAAATATTTTAAATCTTCTTTTGTAGTATACGGTGAGAAAGAAAATCTTATAGCACCATTATCATTTTTATAAAAATTATGTGCTAAAAAAGCACAATGAAAACCATATCGGCATTCTATATTATAGTCTTCATATAGTTTATGAGCTAAATCTGACATACTTATAGAATTAGTAGTTATAGAAAATACAAACCCCTGCGTATTTTTATTTTTAGACCATACAGTTTTATATTTCTTGAGATTTTCTATTTTGTTTATTGTGTCTATCAAATCTTCCGTAGTAATATTCCAATCAGGTCTGTGTTTTAGTGCCGCCAAGAGTCCTATAATTCCTACAGTATTGGGAGTTCCTGCTTCATATATTTCCGGTACACTATATGGGGTTTCATATCCATCTCCAAAACCGCCTCCGAAGTATGCAGGATTTAGGTTTTCTGGATTTTTCACATAAAAACCGCCTGTTCCGGTAGGTCCTAAAAGTCCTTTATGACCAGTAAATGCTATAAAATCAACATTCCATTCATCAGCTTTTATTTCATGCACTCCTACTGCCTGAGTAGCGTCAGCAAGCATCGGTATATCGCCTATGGTTTCTTTAATTTTAGCTATAGGCTGTATTACTCCGCTTATATTACTCTCCATATTAACTATAACTAATGATATTTTCTCTTTTTTTATTATACTTTTAAGAGCATCTGTATCTATTATACCGCCTTCTATTGAAGGTATTATTTTATATTCCACATTATTATTTTTATTTAACTTGTATACAGGTCTAAGCACTGCATTATGCTCCAAAGCAGATATCAATATTTTACAATCATGCAGGTTCAAACCTATAAGTATATCATTTACAGATCTAGTAGCCCCAGAAGTAAATATTATATTGGCGTCATTTTTAGTGCCTATAAATTTTTTAGCTAATATTTCTCTGCATTCTTCTATCTTCTGAGTGGTTTCTTTTCCTCTTTTTGTGTTAACTCTTCCGTAAGTGCCGCCTACATTCATTATAAAATTATACATCTCTTCGGCAACTTCCTTAGGTTTAGGAAAACTAGTTGTAGAATTATCAAAATAATAATTTTTCATAATAAAAATAAGTTTTATGCCCTTATTACAGCAGAAGCATTAGCCATAGCCTCTATAATTCCAAGCATATTGGTTTGCTCTTCTACTTTAATTCCTTCTAATTCATAAAATTTAACACAAGTACCACAGAAAAATATTTTTATTCCTGCATCTCTTAATTCCTGAAGTAAAGTTTTATAAGGCTCTTCAATACCCAAATAAACTCCGCCGTTATAGCAATATAAAGCTTCAGGTTTTGGATTTGCATCTTTTAAAGCACCTAAAAATGCCTTTAATAATAATTCTCCAAGCTCATCATTTCCAAGTCCCATAACTTTTTTATCAACTACTGCTATTACAGGTCCTGATGATTTTTCTTTGCTGTTATTTAATGACAATTCTTTATTTTTTACAATTTTAAAGTTTTGACCTTCATTAGTGTATGTTATGCCATTATTTTTTAAGAAGTCTGTGATATTGTGAAAAGCAACATCATCATCTATAAGAACTTCTATTTCTTCGTTTAATGCAGCATTGTTTAGAGCAGTTTTAGTTAGAATTAATGGTTTTGGGCAAGGCACGCCTCTAGCATCTATAGTTTTCATAATCTTACTTCCTTAAATAATTTTGTAGATAATGATAATAATAATATATCAAAATTACTTTATTGTCAATTATGTATTATAAACTAATATTATTTCTTAAAAGACGGTAATGATTTTATCAAAAGTATGGCTATAAAAGTTATTATGCTTATCAAAACTATGGTAGCACCGGGTTTTAATCCTTTATAGTATGAAATAAATATTCCTAGTATTGTAAAAAATAAATTGAAAATCACAGCATAAATAATAGTTTTTTTATAGCTGTTTGCAATCTGCATAGAGCATGCAGCAGGAACTACCATCATTGACGATACTATTAAAGAGCCTATCGTTCTTGCTGATATTGATACGGCGGCAGCTGTAAGTATTGTAAATATGAAGTTTATCCTATTAACTGGAACACCTGATAATTTAGCTAATCTTTCATTAAATGTTATATAGAAAATCTCTTTATATAAAAGTATAAAAACAAGTATAGATATTAAACTTATTAATATTATTAACTTTAATTCAAAATCACTTATAGCTACTATACTTCCGAATAAAAAACTGTTAAAATTAGCATTGTTGGAAACAAACCCTGAGAGTACTCCTGCAATTCCTATTGATAAAGACATTATAATTGATATAGACATTTCTCCATATTTTGATATTTTTTTTCTGATAAACTCAATGGATAAAGCCGCCAATATACAAAATACAATTGAGGCTGCTATAGGATTAATATTAAATACAAGCCCGAAAGCAACACCTGCAAGAGAGGTATGAGATATGGCATCTCCTATCATAGAAAGCCTTTTTAATACAACTACAACACCTATGCATGGTATAATTACAGCAAGCATAATACCTACTATAAAAGCCTTACGCATAAAATCATACTGAAATATTTCCATATAAGTTTTCCAAAAATCAATGATAATTGAAGATATTATACTATAATTATTTTAAAATGAAAGTTTATAAAAGGGCTTATTTAAATATAAGCCCTTAATATAATAAAATTATATATTATTATTCATTACCAAAAGAAGGTAAGTACCAAGTGATTCCAGTAGTAGTTTCAAAATATACAGGTATAGAATTTCCGTTTGGAGCATAATCTCCATTAATGTCCATCTCAAAATACCATTCTAAATCTTCAACTGGAGTAATATAAAGCTCAGTATATGCAGACCAAGCTAAAGCATGAATTAGACCAGAACCTTTAAATCCCTCATCAATAATAGAGTATCCCAAACCCGGTTCCATATATAAAGTAATTATATCGCTGCTCGCTTCTAATCCTAAAGTAGGAAGTATTGATAATTGATAAGTCTCTCTTTCAAGCAAATCAGTACCTACACTTGTTGGTATTATTACACTGTCTGAATATACTTCATAACTTCCTAAAGTTTTTCCCTTAGCACCTAAAGAAGTATCATAAGTAACTTTAATAAACGGAGTAAGAGAAACGTTTCCAACTACTGCTCCAAAATATAGTCTGAAATCAAAACCGAATGATGAAGCTGTGTATGTAGAATAGGTATCTTTAGTCTGATTAATTCCGTATTTTAATGTCAATCTGAATTCTTTAAAAATATCTGAATCACTATAATATCTTATTTGCGGGTCAAGGCTTATACCTGTATATTTATAATTATTAACGTTAAATAGAGAATCTGTTACAGCAATTTGTACCGGAACTACTATTCTTAGGTTATTGTTTAAGGCATTAACAGCCAAAACAGGAGTATGTATACCAAAATTTTTATGCGAATTTAGAATTTCATCTATTAACGGCATAGTGTAATTGTATCCTATACCTATGCCTATCAAGTCTGAAGTATATCCTATACCAGCAGATATAGTTGCATCCAAATTAAAATTATTATCTGAAGAAACTAGTATTGAGCCTAAATAACCAGTATTAGCTCTAAAACCAAATGTACCTTTAATGGTATCATTTCCTAATGTAAAGCCTAATTGATCCATTCTGGCTCTGAATTGATTTCCATCTGTGAGAAAGTCAATCCAATCATTATTATTGCCGTACATACCAAAAACTAATGCATTGCTTATAGATAGTACAGCAATTACAGTAAATAAAACTTTTTTCATAGTTTGAATTCTCCTAAAAAAATTTAGGAAATTATATATATTATATACTAAAAAATCAAATTTATTTTACATTAAAATATATTTTTGTTAATTAATATTATAAAATGTAATCAAAATCAGCATGAACAAGCATTATCACTATTAGGGTGTTTATGCTTATGAGAAAGCTCTATATCTATTTGATTCTTTTCAAGTTCTATTAAAGTACCGTCCTCAAAACAAAATATTCTATTTGATATTTTTGACATTCTTTCCACATCATGTGTAACCATTATTATAGATACATTTTCATTTTTATTTAAATTATAAAGTATATTGTATATTAGTTCTGTTGTTTCTCTGTCAACTCCATTAGTAGGTTCATCGAGTACAAGCAAATTTGGTTTTGATATTAAAGTTCTTGCTAAAAATACTCTCTGAACCTGACCGCCTGAAAGTTTATATATCATTCTGTCTTTATAATTTTCCATACCCAAAAGTTTTAAGGCTTCTATAACTTTATTATGATGTTTTTTATTAGGAAATCTAAATAACCCTATATCAGCAAAATTATTAGACATTACAATTTCATAAACTGTTGCTGGAAAATTCATTATTTTAGAATATGCATTTTGTTCTAAATATCCGATTTTTTTCCAATCTTTAAAATTATTTATATCTTCTCCGTATAGTTTTATACTTCCTTTATATTGATGAAGTTCGCCTAGTATAAGTTTTAATATAGTACTTTTTCCAACTCCGTTAGAGCCTATTATAGAT from Brachyspira murdochii DSM 12563 encodes the following:
- a CDS encoding MATE family efflux transporter, with product MNSINKKKTLFGNFDFYKLCISIAVPVMLQQLIMGMVSLIDNFMVAELGDIKMAAVNVSNQLNFIYLVILNTCYGAGGIYMAQNNGADNKEGMQQAFRFKVILPLVISIIYMVLMLINPEIFMRLMTRGNTSQEAILVSSTKYMSIIAFTFIPISISGAIGSSYREIGKPHIPLIISVIATLCNTLGNYILIYGNLGAPRLEERGAAIATLIARIIEMVLFIAYIKLHKEKFYVRTREILKVKLNVFYSMLKKSSLIFLSEISWGLSEMFMTALYNSRGGAETVAGMASGFTIANIFYLVFQGVFVSTMVIVGGTLGRGELEEAKDKARWIMNGAIIAGLIVGLVQMSSTLLIPVIFSKLTADAQAITRNLVILISCYMPVWTYINSQFAVSRAGGDTVFGFAVDVPVSLFMFAPLALILAKFTSVGPVAMFGIAKLTDFAKITIGVIMLKKERWVRKLTE
- a CDS encoding glycosyltransferase family 61 protein, with product MPIFNKLLHSSIRNKLSKKISDDLKKKSINAKDSEYTNYIPIQYNSSNKIDYICSIKNAVIYSDCGFIFTKDDKLIKDNLHDDMIEPSAQLSGRFLFFNLRRKIRIKGNIFALKSAAQEYYGHWVHDILSRLFILKDSGLFDKIDNFIISEGCKAKFYKESLELFGVKNVINVPDEKKIECEHLFFSSFPCLVPSKPFKWECDKFLEFTEGLLNKCNIEFHDKVYISRKKVKTRNIINEKELLDVLLPLGYKVIYPEDYSIAEQFCLFNKAKKIISVLGSGLTNIVCCDDKTSVLGIVANVRYEDCHRYICNIKGMKYFEYVEDNPKNIHYFYNIKDRDRYNFSIDLEKFKKTLEDFEKC
- a CDS encoding methyl-accepting chemotaxis protein; protein product: MNILSNLILGYNITILKLLVPIIGISLMSVFIMLYLLLSIKTKKAIYITISVTLTFILIYNIISLIIIFFELYGINKTIALNMYTANSILILIAVMLMPINTKSFISGNKTLSNVNNVVFITGIVLSVVLIIFTIIYPSRFLSVTINYYDSSSVSYFLRPRGLFFLLRTCIILFVFFVMFISSLSDMIMNYNYKVNIPMIIANSISLILIVRYLYVDKTLNGLDYDRIGLAIIISSSFRSISIFSSFAKNALDSIKRESILNNKLHLNLKTLNNIDRISEELNNIDKNLMDTSMFVFEIDKETKDAYNIISSKIDAILDANDKLIEAKNSKKNLIKDGLKYTNTIFTFFDKYKSQMQEHFRVLSQTISNLKESDFSNEQIMTLKNELRLIKESLIETSNRFLSIILESADQFKDVSTITEAIYSTIEYIKAITNKTNLLSINAGIQASKAGFYGKSFSVVAKEIGALSFEISKGTEAIEKMLTDIFAGLVVIENSSFYIHDHCKIISEEVSSIAENIDNLINEIENDISSDSKKLSNFKSLEQYNEVMSNILVNQNLIVLSIKENIAAMLDVQNNLNAKIEYQNQDVYKIFNNFNTIIKTKDELNDITKKIGSYSSFSHTDIEALSNIINTHRKKSSFTFAPIIALLKKS
- a CDS encoding metal ABC transporter permease, with product MEIFQYDFMRKAFIVGIMLAVIIPCIGVVVVLKRLSMIGDAISHTSLAGVAFGLVFNINPIAASIVFCILAALSIEFIRKKISKYGEMSISIIMSLSIGIAGVLSGFVSNNANFNSFLFGSIVAISDFELKLIILISLISILVFILLYKEIFYITFNERLAKLSGVPVNRINFIFTILTAAAVSISARTIGSLIVSSMMVVPAACSMQIANSYKKTIIYAVIFNLFFTILGIFISYYKGLKPGATIVLISIITFIAILLIKSLPSFKK
- the yedF gene encoding sulfurtransferase-like selenium metabolism protein YedF, which encodes MKTIDARGVPCPKPLILTKTALNNAALNEEIEVLIDDDVAFHNITDFLKNNGITYTNEGQNFKIVKNKELSLNNSKEKSSGPVIAVVDKKVMGLGNDELGELLLKAFLGALKDANPKPEALYCYNGGVYLGIEEPYKTLLQELRDAGIKIFFCGTCVKFYELEGIKVEEQTNMLGIIEAMANASAVIRA
- a CDS encoding putative Se/S carrier-like protein; its protein translation is MVKSFCYLQTPRDLIKAEKILLDAGIEVVVRPAPEPVFGVCNMAIDIEDNDKVYIVSLLEAAGLVVKVKDTEN
- a CDS encoding CvpA family protein, with the protein product MINIDTLLIIILTILFIYGFKKGLISIIIPIAAVIVSFIIAPIIYNHMSKYFDHSIILKIISLIVTYSVIRIILSKVEKSVKDILKIIYLSWVDRIIGAAIVLFAACIIIYFLSSIIMYYLPEYFNYIEKSKVINLIFELFKNNYISDFINNSDIL
- a CDS encoding methyl-accepting chemotaxis protein, with product MNYNFSLITLELGIPVIATIISIVGIILYAYIYFQLYEETQAIILSLGFLCFVFSALEAINIIISLYSPNHPLTLNLYKFEQLALSLTIIPWLAYIRTQLTLSEKFHFVLDKLYIAIVFIFILLSAIALLYPQAFISSNNPITTLNDTMKHSIKSRGELGPVYVFRDFIFTIYCFVIICAFIYEMTVNKKVKKNIHFLVLISLISLAFFDDFNGVSIYREYSSNFLFFSNLTFSRITLVYAVFNVIMIYFSVSRFISAIHRKTTQSYDLESIKAQDSIIINTAINTSEKLSELKDNFADSVNNLVSRVENTYSTINNLKNDINKVIEYTNEFITIENFQINDGKINVDKINELVETYPNLQISVELQKKALEESNLKLQESVEKIYKLQAESRDTVSLFEDFQKKLEEEKNNFIKEFSKSESFNQLSFQINRIISFMTNMSDKTKTLAINSSIQASKAGEWYNNFSVVSKEVAELVFETSDATNNMQKLLFQIEDIFKKFNYSSNNITNNVSLLIEEMKNHYDRLNKFNKNMEKQNDYNMNIIKNTDKMYNSISNMTNIIINEENDFLNIKSKIEEINAYILDISEKASIENNEVKNLMRDMNKLLATSNDLESVTSKLNEEMKRFLEYTNDLEDKVDEYSKVI
- a CDS encoding aminotransferase class V-fold PLP-dependent enzyme; this translates as MKNYYFDNSTTSFPKPKEVAEEMYNFIMNVGGTYGRVNTKRGKETTQKIEECREILAKKFIGTKNDANIIFTSGATRSVNDILIGLNLHDCKILISALEHNAVLRPVYKLNKNNNVEYKIIPSIEGGIIDTDALKSIIKKEKISLVIVNMESNISGVIQPIAKIKETIGDIPMLADATQAVGVHEIKADEWNVDFIAFTGHKGLLGPTGTGGFYVKNPENLNPAYFGGGFGDGYETPYSVPEIYEAGTPNTVGIIGLLAALKHRPDWNITTEDLIDTINKIENLKKYKTVWSKNKNTQGFVFSITTNSISMSDLAHKLYEDYNIECRYGFHCAFLAHNFYKNDNGAIRFSFSPYTTKEDLKYLINTLGNELW